The DNA sequence CTGCATGTGGATCATACCTGCCCCTCCGTCGTCACTGGCATTGGTGAGGAATGGAATGCCGTTGGATTCTTGGACGAGCATGGCCATGAGCATGCCGGGTGGCAAATTGTAGCGATCCTCGACGGCATCCGTGATAGGCTTGAACCGAAGTGCCCGAACAATTCTACCGTGGTTGCGCTCAAAATCGAACCCCAATACCCCTGATTTACCTGTCTTTCCGATCAAATCGATCTCCCGACTCGGTAGGTCGATCTCTTCGGTTTGCCAATCTGTCAGGTCTGTCGTTTCGTAATTCTTCTGGGCCGTGCGTGTCCGTTTGGGACGGGTGCTGTTGTATTGAAGCGTGTCGGCAAATCCGGTCAGGTATCCTCGTGGCAGCACCTCATCTGGATCTACCCCTTTGAGATAGGCGCCAAAGGCCCAGCCATCATGGCGATTGGATTGAAGGCGGTACCAATAATCGGTAATGAAGGAGTCTCTGGAGATGTAGAGCCGTTCTGGGTGGAGGGAGCGATCTACGACTTTGGACTTGCGATCACCCCGCTGGACCGCACCGACGACTTCGGAAGCGGTGGAAGGATATTCCCGCAAATTGAGGGTAGGAACGTTGGATTTCTTGTCGAGTTTGGCTTTGATGCCGCAACCTGCGCAGAGGATAAGCAAGAGGCAGAACAGTTGTGTATGGGTTTTCATGAGGGATTTGGCGTACTTTCGATTGACTTCGAATCTACAAACTTACATTGAGAAAGGCCATGTCCAGCTGGATGCATGATTTGATGAAACAGACGCTCAAGACCTTTCGAGGGTTGGTGAGCTATGAGCCTACGCAAATTCCGCTGCTCCGGAGGTTTTTGGATGTCAGCAGTCTCGCTTTGGTGATGCCTCCGGGTGCTCGATGCGAGGAAATGCAACTGGGTAGCTTGCCGGGATTGTGGATTCATCCTCCTGAGGAGCGACACCGAGCGGTGATCTATTTCCTGCACGGCGGGGGATTCACGGTTGGGTCGATCGCCACCCACAAATGCCTGTCCGCTAAAATAGGAACCGAGTTGGGCGTTCGCGTGTTTATGCTGGAGTACCGTAAATCGCCTGAATTTCCTTTTCCCATCGGTCTAAAGGATGTGATGCAAGGATGGGAGTATGTCTGCGCTCAAAGTGAGGAAGGGAATTTGCCTATCGTAGTGGGGGATTCTGCTGGGGCGGGATTGGCGATGTCGATGATGATCGAATTGAGAGACGCCAGCCGAGAGATGCCTCAGCTGGCGTGGTTGATGTCTCCTTGGGTGGATCTGACCTTTTCGGGAGAATCTGCATCGCTTTTTCGGGAAGATGATCCCATTGTCCGACCCGCGGATTTGGATGCTTGGATACGACTCTATGCAGGCGACCGAAGTCTCAATGACCCGCTGATTTCGCCTTTGTTTGGCGACTTGACAGGCTTGCCGCCTATGCTCATTCAGGCCAGCGACCGAGAAGTACTCAGGGACGATGCCTACCGATTGGCGGACCGTCTGACAGAAACGGGGGTACCTGCCCAGCTACACATCTGGGAGGAGGCGCTCCATGTCTGGCAAATGCAATGGCATCTCTTACCGGAAGCGCAGGCAGCCATCAACGCTGGGAAGGCCTTTGTCCGGGGCCGTCTGTGGAAACAGTGATGACATCTTCCAACGTGAGCGTCAATTCTCCCTGAGATTCTCCGACGATCAAATGTGCTTCTGAAATTCCTTCCAGATCAATGGCCGCCCATGGAACCAGGCTTTGATTTTTGTCGATGGGTTGACCCGTATGGGCTTTCGGCAGAATCCCGAATTCCCAAATCCCCGTCAATTCCAGCTCCAATGAAGTCCCGGGAGCTAGGTCTCCGAGATCGGCCACCGGGCGATCTCCCCGAAACAGTTGAGGCATTGCTCCTCCTTGCGGGTTTTGAAGAGATAGGTAGGGCTGATCTGGGACATCCTTGGCGAAGATGGTAGGTGCGGTATCCTCAGGGGTCCGGATCTGATAGGTGTGGGCGGGTTCCAATGCTCTGCGCATAGAGGACATGCCCTGATGGTTTCTTACATCCAATTGCCAAACGGGGTGAATGCTCAAGCTGAGGGATTCGCCCGATTGGGGATGATGGATGACGTGCCAAGCCAGCGGTGGAATATCGAGATCATGTACCTCAAAAGATTGGATAATCACGAGTTGCGCCTCTGCTGCTAGGGCCGTCTGAATGGAAAGGTGAAGTGTTTGATTTGGCATAAGGAAAAGTAGTTGATACGAGCTCGTCGCCCTCCTTAAACTAACCGAGAGAATAGGAGGTTTCAAACGCGCATTTTTCCTCATTCATGACAGCTCCCAAACCTCGTGGTGGACAAGATAGCGGTAGAGCCAACTGTATTCTACTTCGAGGTGGTGAGTGTCTCTGAGCCAGGCCTGTAGCTCCAGAAGAGTGCCCTCGGGATGGGTCTCCTTCCAGACTTGAATCCTGTCTAGATAGGGAGCCACTTTGGAACCTTTATTTTTGGGATAATGGAGGGAGAGGAGTCCTTCGAAGCCGCCTTCCAGAAATTGCTTCATCCAATTGGTGATCGTTTTTTCACTGACTCCGATCATCTTGGCAATCTGATGGACGGGGTATCCATAGTGCCGCAATGACAAAGCCAACAGACGACGAGAAAGCTTTTTGCTTTGCGTCTCCTGCATCAAGTCCGCCAATTGGTAGGTCTGGTCCGTTGTCAGCCGAATCCGATAGCTCATAGTGGGAAGCTGGTTGAGTTGCTGGAACTAGGCGATTTCAGCCCAAAACGAAAACAGTCAACAGCTTCTTCAAGATAGCAGGAGAACCCTATGCCTGCAACCTGCTATTTCATCCGAGTGGATCGGATGATATTGCGTTTGGGTCTATTCATCCGATTGGAGATCCATCCGAGTTCCTGTACAAACCGCTTTCGATGATCTTTGGGACAGACGAGATAGCCAAAGAAAGGGTTGGGATTGGGAACATGGATTTGCAGCGGGTGGCCATTGAGGTAGGAGAGGGAGTATCCCAATTCTTCGAGGATAACCTTACCCGGTGCCCAGTCCCAGACTGGAATATTGCGATTGAGTCCGATGAGGACATCTACGCTTCCACGGGCAAACTCAATGGCTTTGGCACCGACATTTCCAGTGGAGATGATTCGGTCAGCTTCTACATTGAGGCGCTGATACAGTTGGTGATACGTGGGAAAAGCGTGATTTCGGTGATGGGCATAGTTCAGCATTTCCCAAGGCTTGCCAGATCGTGATTCAAGGGGCATGACTTGGTTGCCGCGTTTGATCCAACAGCCTGCACCACGCTTGGCGAAAACCATCAGATCCTCAAGAGGATCGTACACCAATCCCATGACCAGTACATCCCGCAATTCATAGACTGCACATTGGAACACAAATCCCTTACGCCCTTTGACAAAGGAATTGGTCCCATCCAATTCGTCTACGATGAATCCCTGAGCGCCCTTGGGGCCCCGACATTCCCACGTTTCCTCGGAGATGAGGTCGTGATTGGGAAAGTGAGTTTGAACCTGTTCCTGGACCATACGGCTGATCTCCAGATCCACCTCCGTCACCACGGTACGGTCCTGCTTTCTATATATCTGCACAGATCTCCCCCAGTGGGAACGCATGATCCTTCCCGCCTGCAAGGCCAACGACTGTATGAATGTAAGTTTGTCCCGCATCAATCCATCTGGTTCTATCGCATTCATTCAATTTACGGATTTATGTATTCCATTCCAGCAAAATGCGCAGAAGTCGCACTAAATCGGGTTGGCGATTCGAGATTCCCGTTTGATCGGTTTTTTTTCTTCCTTGAGCCTCAGGACAATCGAACCTATCAGTGGTAGAATTGCCTAGAGAAAA is a window from the Pontibacter sp. G13 genome containing:
- a CDS encoding alpha/beta hydrolase; translated protein: MSSWMHDLMKQTLKTFRGLVSYEPTQIPLLRRFLDVSSLALVMPPGARCEEMQLGSLPGLWIHPPEERHRAVIYFLHGGGFTVGSIATHKCLSAKIGTELGVRVFMLEYRKSPEFPFPIGLKDVMQGWEYVCAQSEEGNLPIVVGDSAGAGLAMSMMIELRDASREMPQLAWLMSPWVDLTFSGESASLFREDDPIVRPADLDAWIRLYAGDRSLNDPLISPLFGDLTGLPPMLIQASDREVLRDDAYRLADRLTETGVPAQLHIWEEALHVWQMQWHLLPEAQAAINAGKAFVRGRLWKQ
- a CDS encoding helix-turn-helix domain-containing protein, yielding MSYRIRLTTDQTYQLADLMQETQSKKLSRRLLALSLRHYGYPVHQIAKMIGVSEKTITNWMKQFLEGGFEGLLSLHYPKNKGSKVAPYLDRIQVWKETHPEGTLLELQAWLRDTHHLEVEYSWLYRYLVHHEVWELS
- a CDS encoding inositol monophosphatase family protein, whose product is MNAIEPDGLMRDKLTFIQSLALQAGRIMRSHWGRSVQIYRKQDRTVVTEVDLEISRMVQEQVQTHFPNHDLISEETWECRGPKGAQGFIVDELDGTNSFVKGRKGFVFQCAVYELRDVLVMGLVYDPLEDLMVFAKRGAGCWIKRGNQVMPLESRSGKPWEMLNYAHHRNHAFPTYHQLYQRLNVEADRIISTGNVGAKAIEFARGSVDVLIGLNRNIPVWDWAPGKVILEELGYSLSYLNGHPLQIHVPNPNPFFGYLVCPKDHRKRFVQELGWISNRMNRPKRNIIRSTRMK